TCGCCTTTGCCGCCTTCGCATCGTTGGGATGATAGTACCCGCCGACATCGACCGGCTTGCCTTGTGCCGAGAGCAATTCACCGGAAATTTTGGCTTCGTTGTCCGCCATTTCCTTCGCAATCTTCACAAAGCGCGCTTGCAGATTCTTGTCCTGCGTCTGTTGAGCCAATGCCTGTGCCCAATACAGGGCTAGGTAGAAATGGCTGCCACGGTTATCAATCTCGCCGACCTTGCGCGCAGGTGACTTGTTGCTCTCCAGGAACTTGGCGTTAGCTTGATCCAGCGTATCCGCCAACATTTTTGCGGCTGGATTATTGGCCACTTTGGCCAAATGCTCCAACGACGCAGCCAGCGCGAGGAATTCACCGAGCGAATCCCATCGCAAATAGCCCTCTTCCTGGAACTGCTGCACATGCTTCGGCGCCGAGCCGCCTGCGCCGGTCTCGAAGAGCCCTCCGCCGTTCAACAGAGGAACGATCGACAACATCTTGGCGCTCGTTCCAATTTCAAGAATCGGGAACAGGTCCGTCAGATAATCGCGCAACACGTTCCCCGTGACGGAAATCGTGTCCTTACCTTCCTTGATCCGCTCCAAGGACAGCTTGGTGGCATTGGCCGGAGTCATGATCTGAATGTCGAGGCCGGTCGTATCGTGATCTTTCAAATACTGATTCACCTTCGCAATCAATTGCGTATCGTGCGCGCGGGCCTTATCCAGCCAGAAAATCGCCGGGGCTCCAGTCGCTCTCGCACGAGTCACCGCCAACTTCACCCAGTCCCGAATCGGCGCATCCTTCACCTGGCACATGCGCCAGATATCGCCATCTTCTACTTTATGCTCGAGGAGCGTCTTGCCTGCGGCATCGACCACACGGATCGTACCGTTGCCAGGGGCCTTGAACGTCTTGTCGTGCGAACCGTATTCTTCGGCCGCCTGAGCCATAAGACCGACGTTGGGCACGCTGCCCATCGTCTTCGGATCGAGGGCGCCATGCTTCTTACAAAACTCGATCACTTCATGATAGACCGACGCATAGCTGGCATCCGGAATCACACATTTAGCGTCCGCCGCCTTACCGTCAGGGCCCCACATCTTGCCGCTGTCGCGAATGACCGGCGGCATGGAGGCATCGATGATGATGTCGCTGGGCACATGCAGGTTGGTAATCCCCTTGTCGGAATTCACCATCGCCATGGGGGGCCGCTTCTGGTAGACCGCCTGCACGTCAGCTTCGATCGCCTTGCGCTGATCGTCCGGCAGTCCCTTAATCTTCGAGTAGAGATCGCCAAGCCCGTTGTCCGGATCCACACCCAGCTTCTTCAGGGTCTCGCCATGCTTTTCAAAGACGTCTTTATAGAACACCGTCACGGCATGACCGAAGATCTTCGGATCCGAGATCTTCATCATGGTGGCCTTCAGGTGGATGGAGAACAAGACCCCCCGCTTCTTGGCATCTTCGATCTGCTCTTCAATGAACGTCCGTAGCGCACGGACGCTCATGAACGTCGCATCGATGACTTCCCCAGCCTGCAGCGCCACTTTCGGCTTGAGCACCGTGGTCTTGCCATCCTGGCCGACAAACTCGATCTTGGCATCAGTCGCCGCAGTCGTCGTCATCGACTGTTCATTGGAGAAAAAATCTCCGCCCTTCATATGGCTCACATGGGTCTTGGAGTCCGCACTCCAGGCGCCCATCTTA
The sequence above is a segment of the Nitrospirota bacterium genome. Coding sequences within it:
- a CDS encoding NADP-dependent isocitrate dehydrogenase, encoding MAAGKSRIIYTLTDEAPLLATYAFLPIIKTFAAPAGVDVVGCDISVAARVLAELSDYLTDAQKVPNTLAELGRLTQDPDTNIIKLPNVSASVPQLVAAVKELQARGYRIPDYPEDPKTDEEKAIWARYARCIGSSVNPVLREGNSDRRAPLSVKAHTRKHPHKMGAWSADSKTHVSHMKGGDFFSNEQSMTTTAATDAKIEFVGQDGKTTVLKPKVALQAGEVIDATFMSVRALRTFIEEQIEDAKKRGVLFSIHLKATMMKISDPKIFGHAVTVFYKDVFEKHGETLKKLGVDPDNGLGDLYSKIKGLPDDQRKAIEADVQAVYQKRPPMAMVNSDKGITNLHVPSDIIIDASMPPVIRDSGKMWGPDGKAADAKCVIPDASYASVYHEVIEFCKKHGALDPKTMGSVPNVGLMAQAAEEYGSHDKTFKAPGNGTIRVVDAAGKTLLEHKVEDGDIWRMCQVKDAPIRDWVKLAVTRARATGAPAIFWLDKARAHDTQLIAKVNQYLKDHDTTGLDIQIMTPANATKLSLERIKEGKDTISVTGNVLRDYLTDLFPILEIGTSAKMLSIVPLLNGGGLFETGAGGSAPKHVQQFQEEGYLRWDSLGEFLALAASLEHLAKVANNPAAKMLADTLDQANAKFLESNKSPARKVGEIDNRGSHFYLALYWAQALAQQTQDKNLQARFVKIAKEMADNEAKISGELLSAQGKPVDVGGYYHPNDAKAAKAMRPSATLNAIVDAIA